One Neisseria sicca genomic region harbors:
- the nirK gene encoding copper-containing nitrite reductase, which produces MKRQALAAIIASVFALAACGEQAAQKPAEQTASASAPAASEAPASGAQAAAETPAAELPVIDAVTTHAPEVPPAIDRDHPARVRVKMETVEKTMKMDDGVEYHYWTFNGDVPGRMIRVREGDTVEVEFSNNPSSTVPHNVDFHAATGQGGGAEASFTAPGRTSTFSFKALQPGLYIYHCAVAPVGMHIANGMYGLILVEPKEGLPKVDKEFYIVQGDFYTKGKKGAQGLQPFDMDKAIAEQPEYVVFNGHVGAIAGDNALKAKAGETVRMYVGNGGPNLVSSFHVIGEIFDKVYVEAGKLINENVQSTLIPAGGAAIIEFKADIPGSYTLVDHSIFRAFNKGALGQLKVEGAENPEIMTKKLEDKAYAGSGAASAPAASAPAAPASSAAAPASAASAGK; this is translated from the coding sequence ATGAAACGCCAAGCTTTAGCTGCAATCATTGCTTCAGTTTTTGCTTTAGCCGCCTGTGGTGAGCAAGCTGCCCAAAAACCTGCCGAGCAAACCGCTTCCGCTTCCGCTCCTGCAGCTTCCGAGGCTCCTGCTTCCGGTGCTCAAGCTGCTGCCGAAACCCCCGCTGCCGAGCTGCCTGTTATCGACGCGGTAACTACCCACGCTCCTGAAGTTCCGCCTGCCATCGACCGCGACCATCCTGCACGTGTCCGCGTGAAAATGGAAACCGTCGAAAAAACCATGAAAATGGACGATGGCGTGGAATACCACTACTGGACATTTAACGGCGACGTTCCGGGCCGCATGATCCGCGTACGCGAAGGCGATACCGTAGAAGTCGAATTCTCTAACAACCCGTCTTCTACCGTACCGCACAACGTTGACTTCCACGCTGCTACCGGTCAAGGCGGCGGTGCAGAAGCCAGCTTCACTGCTCCGGGCCGTACTTCTACATTCAGCTTCAAAGCCCTGCAACCCGGTCTGTATATCTACCACTGTGCCGTTGCCCCTGTCGGTATGCACATCGCCAACGGTATGTACGGTCTGATCTTGGTTGAACCTAAAGAAGGTCTGCCTAAAGTGGACAAAGAGTTCTACATCGTACAAGGCGACTTCTACACCAAAGGTAAAAAAGGTGCGCAAGGTCTGCAACCGTTCGATATGGACAAAGCCATCGCCGAACAACCTGAATACGTTGTATTTAACGGCCACGTAGGCGCTATCGCCGGCGACAACGCCCTGAAAGCCAAAGCAGGCGAAACCGTCCGTATGTACGTGGGTAACGGTGGTCCGAACCTCGTTTCTTCCTTCCACGTTATCGGTGAGATCTTCGACAAAGTTTACGTAGAAGCCGGCAAACTGATCAACGAAAACGTACAAAGTACCCTGATTCCTGCCGGTGGCGCAGCGATTATCGAATTTAAAGCCGACATCCCGGGCAGCTATACTTTGGTTGACCACTCTATCTTCCGTGCGTTCAACAAAGGCGCATTGGGTCAATTGAAAGTAGAGGGCGCAGAAAACCCTGAAATCATGACCAAAAAACTGGAAGACAAAGCTTATGCAGGTAGCGGTGCCGCTTCAGCCCCTGCCGCTTCAGCTCCGGCTGCCCCTGCATCTTCCGCAGCAGCGCCTGCTTCCGCAGCATCTGCAGGTAAATAA
- a CDS encoding methionine ABC transporter permease produces MADLTFEQAVSTIVGMKDEIVRALGETFVMVGLSTTIAVIFGTLLGVLLFVTSNRQLHYNKPVNFLLDNLVNLMRAFPFVILMIAMIPATRAIVGSTIGPIAASLVLSVSGLFYFARLVEQNLREVPKGVIEAATAMGASPLAIVRKVLLNEARAGMVSSITVLAIGLLSYSAAAGMIGGGGLGDLAIRYGYYRYQTEVIIFIVAILVLLVILIQSTGNALARKLDKR; encoded by the coding sequence ATGGCAGACTTAACATTCGAACAAGCCGTTTCCACCATCGTCGGCATGAAAGACGAAATCGTCCGCGCATTGGGCGAAACTTTCGTCATGGTCGGGTTGTCCACCACGATTGCCGTCATCTTCGGCACACTCTTGGGCGTCTTGCTTTTCGTGACTTCCAACCGCCAGCTTCATTACAACAAGCCGGTAAATTTCCTGCTCGACAACTTAGTCAACCTGATGCGCGCCTTCCCCTTCGTCATCCTGATGATTGCCATGATACCCGCCACCCGCGCCATCGTCGGCAGCACCATCGGCCCGATTGCCGCCTCACTGGTATTGAGCGTGTCCGGCCTGTTTTACTTCGCCCGACTGGTGGAACAAAACCTGCGCGAAGTTCCCAAAGGCGTGATTGAAGCCGCCACCGCCATGGGCGCATCACCGCTTGCCATCGTCCGCAAAGTCCTCTTGAACGAAGCCCGCGCGGGCATGGTTTCCAGCATCACCGTCCTCGCCATCGGTCTGCTCTCATACAGCGCGGCGGCTGGCATGATAGGCGGCGGCGGCTTGGGCGACCTCGCCATCCGCTACGGCTACTACCGCTATCAAACCGAAGTCATCATTTTCATCGTCGCCATCCTCGTACTGCTCGTTATTCTGATTCAAAGCACCGGCAACGCGTTGGCGCGGAAATTGGACAAACGTTAA
- a CDS encoding MetQ/NlpA family ABC transporter substrate-binding protein: protein MQTNTFFKTLSAAALTLILAACGGQKDSTSAASAASPAADNGAKKEIVFGTTVGDFGDMVKDQIKPALEKKGYTVKLLEFADYVRPNLALAEGELDINIFQHKPYLDDFKKEHKLDITEAFQVPTAPLGLYPGKLKSLDEVKDGSSVSAPNDPSNFARALVMLNELGWVKLKDGVNPLTASKADIAENPKNIKIIELEAAQLPRSRADVDFAIVNGNYAMSSGMKLTEALFQEPSFAYVNWAAVKTADKDSQWLKDVTEAYNSDEFKAYARQRFAGYKYPAAWGENAAAGAKAEAASTASAASATAASAASSGASAAK from the coding sequence ATGCAGACAAACACCTTCTTCAAAACCCTTTCCGCCGCCGCGCTCACCTTGATACTGGCAGCCTGCGGCGGTCAAAAAGACAGTACATCCGCCGCATCTGCCGCATCGCCTGCCGCCGACAATGGCGCAAAAAAAGAAATCGTCTTCGGTACGACCGTCGGCGACTTCGGCGACATGGTCAAAGACCAAATCAAACCTGCGCTGGAGAAAAAAGGTTATACCGTCAAACTGCTTGAATTTGCCGACTACGTCCGCCCCAACCTCGCTTTGGCAGAAGGCGAACTGGACATCAACATTTTCCAACACAAGCCTTATCTGGACGACTTCAAAAAAGAACACAAATTAGACATCACCGAAGCCTTCCAAGTGCCGACCGCGCCTTTGGGCCTGTATCCGGGCAAACTGAAATCGCTGGACGAAGTCAAAGACGGCAGCAGCGTTTCCGCACCTAACGACCCGTCCAACTTCGCCCGCGCGCTGGTCATGTTGAACGAATTGGGCTGGGTTAAGTTGAAAGACGGTGTTAATCCGCTGACTGCTTCAAAAGCCGACATCGCCGAAAATCCGAAAAACATCAAAATCATAGAGCTTGAAGCCGCACAACTGCCGCGCAGCCGCGCCGACGTCGATTTCGCCATCGTTAACGGCAACTACGCCATGAGCAGCGGCATGAAGCTGACCGAAGCCCTGTTCCAAGAACCGAGCTTCGCCTACGTCAACTGGGCAGCCGTCAAAACCGCCGACAAAGACAGCCAATGGCTCAAAGACGTAACCGAAGCCTACAACTCCGACGAGTTCAAAGCCTACGCGCGCCAACGCTTCGCAGGTTACAAATACCCTGCCGCCTGGGGTGAAAACGCAGCAGCCGGTGCGAAAGCCGAAGCCGCTTCTACCGCTTCGGCAGCAAGTGCCACAGCAGCCTCCGCAGCAAGCTCCGGCGCTTCCGCAGCAAAATAA
- a CDS encoding formylglycine-generating enzyme family protein: MKLIPLLAFFTLVASGSAAAAEMAKVEGGSYRPLYLKKETNLIKVKPFQIDKYPVTNAEFAEFVKKHPQWQKGKVSSKQAEPAYLKHWVKTGSNSYAPKPNELKHPVTNVSWFAANAYCTAQGKRLPTIDQWEFAGLASATQKNGSAEPGYNRTILDWYADGGRNGLRDVGKSKPNYWGIYDMHGLIWEWTEDFNSSLLSSGNADTQMFCSGASVGSSDPSNYAAFLRYGIRTSLQSKYVLHNLGFRCASK, translated from the coding sequence ATGAAACTCATACCACTCCTCGCCTTCTTTACCCTTGTCGCAAGCGGCAGTGCAGCGGCGGCCGAAATGGCAAAAGTTGAAGGCGGCAGCTACCGCCCGCTCTATCTGAAGAAAGAAACAAACCTCATTAAAGTCAAACCCTTCCAAATCGACAAATATCCCGTTACCAATGCCGAATTTGCAGAGTTTGTCAAAAAACACCCGCAGTGGCAAAAAGGCAAAGTCAGCTCCAAACAAGCCGAACCTGCCTACCTCAAACACTGGGTTAAAACCGGCAGCAACAGCTATGCGCCCAAACCCAACGAACTGAAACATCCGGTAACCAACGTATCTTGGTTTGCCGCCAATGCCTACTGTACTGCGCAAGGCAAACGCCTGCCGACCATAGACCAATGGGAATTTGCCGGACTTGCCTCCGCCACACAGAAAAACGGTTCTGCCGAACCGGGCTACAACCGTACCATTCTTGACTGGTATGCAGACGGCGGCAGAAACGGCTTGCGCGATGTCGGCAAAAGCAAACCCAACTACTGGGGCATTTACGATATGCACGGCTTGATTTGGGAATGGACGGAAGACTTCAACAGCAGCCTGCTCTCGTCTGGCAATGCCGATACGCAAATGTTTTGCAGCGGCGCATCCGTAGGCTCCAGCGACCCATCGAATTACGCCGCCTTCCTGCGCTACGGCATACGCACCAGCCTGCAATCCAAATACGTCTTGCACAACCTAGGCTTCCGCTGCGCCTCGAAATAA
- a CDS encoding IS630 family transposase (programmed frameshift): MAYSADLRNKALNYYEQCKNISQTAVTFNLSRNTLYLWIRLKKQTGSLKHQVTGLNAVKLDRQKLAQYVEQHQDAYLHEIAKHFDCTPAAVCYALKQMGMTRKKRPTTYKEQDPAKVTHYLTQLAEFSDYQRVYLDETGFDRYLFRPYARSPKGQIVKAQISGKRYRRLSLVSAQVGNRLIAPMVYQDTMTGVFFEAWFQQCLLPALTQKSVIILDNARFHRMGVLREMAEKWGHKVLPLAPYSPELNPIEKVWANIKRYLRTVLSDYARFDDALLSYFKFN, encoded by the exons ATGGCATACTCTGCGGACTTAAGAAACAAAGCTTTAAACTATTACGAACAATGCAAAAATATCAGCCAAACCGCAGTAACGTTTAACTTGTCAAGAAACACGCTTTACCTGTGGATTCGCCTTAAAAAGCAAACAGGCAGCCTAAAACATCAAGTTACCGGTCTAAATGCCGTCAAATTGGATAGGCAAAAACTGGCTCAATATGTTGAGCAACACCAGGATGCCTATCTACATGAAATCGCCAAACATTTTGATTGTACGCCAGCCGCCGTTTGCTATGCACTCAAACAGATGGGGATGACGCGCAAAAAAAGAC CCACCACTTACAAAGAACAAGACCCGGCCAAAGTGACGCATTATTTGACACAGCTGGCCGAATTTTCCGACTACCAACGCGTTTATTTGGATGAAACAGGATTTGACCGCTACCTGTTCCGTCCCTATGCCCGCAGCCCGAAAGGGCAAATAGTGAAAGCGCAGATAAGTGGAAAAAGATACCGACGCTTATCTCTGGTGTCCGCACAAGTCGGCAACCGGCTGATTGCTCCGATGGTTTATCAAGATACGATGACCGGAGTTTTTTTTGAAGCGTGGTTTCAGCAATGCCTACTGCCCGCATTGACTCAAAAATCGGTGATTATTTTAGATAATGCACGATTTCACCGTATGGGTGTCTTACGGGAAATGGCGGAAAAATGGGGACATAAGGTATTGCCTCTTGCACCTTATTCACCTGAGCTCAACCCGATTGAGAAGGTGTGGGCGAATATTAAGCGGTATCTGCGAACCGTATTGTCTGATTACGCCCGATTTGACGATGCGTTACTGTCCTATTTTAAATTTAATTGA
- a CDS encoding nitric-oxide reductase large subunit, translating to MGQYKKLWYLLFAVLAVCFTILGYMGSEVYKKAPPYPERVVSASGTQLMTKDDILAGQSAWQTTGGMEVGSVLGHGAYQAPDWTADWLHRELVAWLDLTAQETYGKKFNEVSPEEQAVLKTRLADEYRNQSRIKEDGSVVISDTRVKAIESILPYYHGVYSDDPALQTTREHFAMKNNTLPSKEAREKLFNFFFWTSWSASTNRPDETFTYTNNWPHEPLINNVPTTENYMWSFTSVVLLLMGIGLLMWGYSFLTKHEEVEVPTEDPISKVQLTPSQKALGKYVFLTVALFVVQVLLGGLTAHYTVEGQGFYGIDEALGFEMSDWFPYALTRTWHIQSAIFWIATGFLTAGLFLAPIVNGGKDPKFQRAGVNFLYIALFIVVGGSYAGNFFALTHIIRPDLNFWFGHQGYEYLDLGRFWQLLLMVGLLLWLFLMLRCTISAFKEKGVDKNLLAIFVASMVGVGVFYAPGLFYGEKSPIAVMEYWRWWVVHLWVEGFFEVFATAAFAFIFYNMGFVRRSTATASTLAAAAIFMLGGIPGTLHHLYFSGSTSASMAIGACFSALEVVPLVLLGREAYEHWSYQHLSEWAKRLRWPLMCFVAVAFWNMIGAGVFGFLINPPISLFYIQGLNTTAVHAHAALFGVYGFLALGFVLLVARYLKPNAKFDDKLMTWGFWLLNGGLVGMIAISLLPVGAIQAYASITHGLWYARSEEFLQMEILDTLRWVRTAADLIFIGGAVCVAIQATKIVFSRDK from the coding sequence ATGGGACAGTACAAGAAGCTATGGTACTTGCTGTTTGCCGTCCTGGCAGTCTGCTTTACCATTCTTGGCTACATGGGCAGCGAGGTTTATAAAAAAGCCCCGCCTTACCCTGAAAGAGTCGTTTCGGCATCAGGCACTCAGCTGATGACCAAAGACGATATTTTGGCAGGTCAGTCTGCCTGGCAAACCACCGGCGGTATGGAAGTCGGTTCCGTATTGGGACACGGCGCATACCAAGCTCCGGACTGGACAGCCGACTGGCTGCACCGCGAGCTTGTCGCATGGTTGGATTTGACTGCGCAAGAGACTTACGGCAAAAAATTCAACGAAGTTTCTCCTGAAGAACAAGCCGTACTGAAAACCCGCCTTGCCGACGAATACCGCAACCAAAGCCGTATTAAAGAAGACGGCAGCGTCGTCATCAGCGACACCCGTGTCAAAGCCATTGAGAGCATCCTGCCTTACTACCACGGCGTATACAGCGATGATCCCGCCCTTCAGACGACCCGCGAACACTTCGCAATGAAAAACAACACATTGCCAAGTAAAGAAGCGCGTGAAAAACTGTTCAACTTCTTCTTCTGGACTTCATGGTCTGCTTCGACCAACCGTCCTGACGAAACTTTCACCTACACCAACAACTGGCCGCACGAGCCTCTGATCAACAACGTACCGACTACTGAAAACTACATGTGGTCGTTCACCAGCGTTGTATTGCTCTTGATGGGTATCGGCTTGCTGATGTGGGGTTACTCCTTCCTGACCAAACACGAAGAAGTAGAAGTTCCGACTGAAGACCCGATTTCCAAAGTACAGCTGACTCCTTCCCAAAAAGCATTGGGCAAATACGTCTTCCTGACAGTCGCCCTGTTTGTGGTACAAGTGTTGCTGGGCGGTCTGACTGCACACTACACCGTCGAAGGTCAAGGTTTCTACGGCATCGACGAAGCACTGGGCTTCGAAATGTCCGACTGGTTCCCCTACGCATTGACCCGTACTTGGCACATCCAATCCGCCATCTTCTGGATTGCAACCGGCTTCCTGACAGCAGGTCTGTTCCTGGCGCCGATTGTTAACGGCGGCAAAGATCCCAAGTTCCAACGCGCCGGCGTAAACTTCCTCTACATCGCCCTGTTTATCGTAGTCGGCGGTTCTTACGCAGGTAACTTCTTCGCCCTGACCCACATCATTCGCCCCGATCTCAACTTCTGGTTCGGACACCAAGGTTACGAATACCTCGACTTGGGCCGCTTCTGGCAACTTCTGCTGATGGTCGGTCTGCTGTTGTGGCTGTTCCTGATGCTGCGCTGCACCATCTCCGCCTTTAAAGAAAAAGGCGTGGACAAAAACCTGCTGGCAATCTTCGTTGCCTCCATGGTCGGTGTCGGCGTGTTCTACGCGCCCGGTCTGTTCTACGGTGAAAAATCCCCGATTGCCGTGATGGAATACTGGCGCTGGTGGGTGGTTCACCTGTGGGTAGAAGGCTTCTTCGAAGTATTCGCTACCGCAGCCTTTGCCTTCATCTTCTACAACATGGGCTTCGTCCGCCGCAGTACCGCTACCGCATCCACTCTGGCTGCCGCCGCCATCTTCATGTTGGGCGGTATCCCGGGTACGCTGCACCACCTGTACTTCTCCGGTTCTACCTCCGCCTCTATGGCAATCGGTGCCTGCTTCTCCGCATTGGAAGTCGTACCGCTGGTATTGCTGGGCCGTGAAGCTTACGAACACTGGTCTTACCAACACCTGTCCGAATGGGCGAAACGCCTGCGTTGGCCGCTGATGTGCTTCGTAGCAGTTGCCTTCTGGAACATGATCGGTGCCGGCGTATTCGGCTTCCTGATTAACCCGCCGATTTCCCTGTTCTACATCCAAGGCCTGAACACTACCGCAGTTCACGCACACGCAGCCTTGTTCGGTGTGTACGGCTTCTTGGCACTGGGCTTCGTATTACTGGTTGCCCGCTACCTGAAACCAAACGCAAAATTCGACGACAAACTCATGACTTGGGGCTTCTGGCTGCTCAACGGCGGCTTGGTCGGCATGATCGCCATCAGCCTGCTGCCTGTCGGCGCGATTCAAGCATACGCTTCCATCACTCATGGCCTGTGGTATGCCCGTAGCGAAGAGTTCCTGCAAATGGAAATTCTTGACACCCTGCGCTGGGTACGCACAGCAGCCGACTTGATCTTCATCGGCGGTGCAGTCTGCGTAGCCATCCAAGCAACCAAAATCGTATTCAGCCGCGATAAATAA
- a CDS encoding NADH-dependent flavin oxidoreductase — MKPKYAPLFQSFTLNNGVTVKNRLAVAPMTHFGSHADGLISDQERTFLGNRAGDIGLFISAATLVQEGGKAFRGQPEATGENCLDSLKETAQIIQKQGAKAILQIHHGGSQAMVELNHRDKISASASEKDGAREASAAEVEELIASFAQAADLALRAGFDGVEIHGANGYLIQQFYSAQSNRRNDQWGGSLENRMRFPLAVVDAVAAVREKHQRNDFIIGYRFSPEEAGEDGLTMTETGALIDALVQKPLQYLHVSLWEFDKKIRRGGDTAQTRMQFIHDRINGKLPLIGVGNLFTADQILAAFETGWAEFIALGKTVMINPHIATQISEGREAEIETQLDPTRADHYGLPDILWEFSASGTQSWLPPVMFV; from the coding sequence ATGAAACCCAAATATGCTCCGCTTTTCCAATCTTTCACACTCAACAACGGCGTAACCGTCAAAAACCGCCTCGCCGTTGCGCCCATGACCCATTTCGGTTCGCACGCCGATGGTTTAATCAGTGACCAAGAACGCACGTTTCTCGGCAATCGCGCAGGTGATATAGGTCTCTTTATCTCCGCCGCCACTTTGGTTCAAGAAGGCGGCAAAGCCTTTCGTGGACAGCCCGAAGCTACGGGTGAAAACTGCCTCGACAGCCTGAAAGAAACCGCCCAAATCATTCAAAAACAAGGTGCAAAAGCGATTTTGCAAATCCATCACGGCGGCTCCCAAGCGATGGTAGAACTCAACCACCGCGACAAAATCAGTGCGTCCGCCAGCGAAAAGGATGGAGCGCGTGAAGCGAGTGCCGCAGAAGTGGAAGAACTCATCGCCTCCTTCGCCCAAGCTGCCGATTTGGCACTTCGCGCAGGCTTTGACGGTGTGGAAATCCACGGCGCGAACGGCTATTTAATCCAACAGTTTTACTCCGCCCAAAGCAACCGCCGCAACGACCAATGGGGCGGCAGCTTGGAAAACAGAATGCGCTTCCCACTCGCCGTCGTCGATGCCGTTGCCGCAGTTCGTGAAAAACACCAACGCAACGATTTCATCATCGGCTACCGTTTCTCGCCCGAAGAAGCAGGCGAAGACGGGTTGACCATGACCGAAACCGGCGCACTGATTGACGCCTTGGTGCAAAAGCCGCTGCAATATCTGCACGTTTCCTTATGGGAATTCGACAAGAAAATCCGACGCGGCGGCGATACGGCGCAAACCCGTATGCAGTTTATCCACGACCGTATCAACGGCAAGCTGCCTCTTATCGGCGTGGGCAACCTGTTTACCGCTGATCAAATTTTGGCGGCGTTTGAAACCGGCTGGGCGGAATTTATCGCACTAGGCAAAACCGTCATGATCAATCCGCACATCGCCACACAAATCAGCGAAGGCCGCGAAGCCGAAATCGAAACGCAACTCGACCCGACGCGCGCCGACCATTACGGTTTGCCCGACATCCTGTGGGAATTTTCCGCCAGCGGTACCCAATCTTGGCTGCCGCCGGTAATGTTTGTTTGA
- a CDS encoding glycosyltransferase, with protein MHVVVLPSWYPKSETDVDGIFFRLQAQALQRKGLKVGVIAPLFRSLRTEWRSILTGPYGMRHHNQGGLNTYVYDSMYFFPHCPVVDIDRIRWVRAGMKAFKRYVVENGKPDVLHAHTMNFGGVLAYEISKKYGIPYVITEHSSAIARNLVRPNQWPIMKESAQHCQERFAVSKDFCALLREKYGLDWEYLPNILGDNFARPFEPFDKSHQDFTFCSVSHLRHLKGHDLLLPAFAKALEKYPFLKLKIGGNGVEAANLRRLTEELGIGHAVTFLGALKTEEVLDLMRHSNAFVLASRVETFGVVFIEALSQGLPVIATMCGGPQSIVNEDNGYLIPTENIEALSEALIRMYEEREKFSAEKLRADCLNEFGEDAVIGRLIQAFEKVTGKSAEA; from the coding sequence ATGCATGTTGTCGTTCTTCCATCGTGGTATCCGAAATCTGAAACCGATGTGGACGGGATTTTCTTCCGTTTGCAGGCGCAGGCTTTGCAGCGCAAGGGTTTGAAAGTAGGGGTCATTGCGCCTTTGTTCCGTTCTTTGCGGACGGAGTGGAGAAGTATTCTGACCGGACCTTACGGAATGCGCCATCACAATCAGGGCGGTTTGAATACTTATGTTTACGACAGCATGTATTTTTTCCCGCATTGCCCCGTCGTCGATATCGACCGTATCCGTTGGGTAAGGGCGGGCATGAAGGCTTTTAAGCGGTATGTGGTGGAAAACGGTAAGCCTGATGTCCTTCATGCGCATACGATGAATTTCGGCGGCGTTTTGGCGTATGAAATCTCAAAAAAATACGGTATTCCTTATGTGATTACCGAACACAGCAGCGCAATCGCCCGCAATCTCGTCCGCCCAAACCAATGGCCGATCATGAAAGAATCCGCACAACATTGTCAGGAACGCTTTGCGGTCAGCAAGGATTTTTGTGCGTTGCTGCGCGAGAAATACGGATTGGACTGGGAATATCTGCCGAATATTTTGGGTGATAATTTTGCGCGTCCGTTCGAGCCTTTTGATAAATCTCATCAGGATTTCACGTTTTGCTCCGTCTCCCACTTACGCCATCTCAAAGGCCATGATTTATTGCTCCCTGCCTTTGCCAAGGCTTTGGAGAAATACCCCTTCCTCAAACTCAAAATCGGCGGCAATGGCGTGGAAGCAGCGAATCTGCGCCGCTTGACCGAGGAGTTGGGCATCGGTCATGCCGTCACCTTTTTGGGTGCTTTGAAAACGGAAGAGGTCTTGGACTTGATGCGCCATAGCAATGCTTTTGTGCTCGCCAGCCGAGTGGAAACGTTCGGCGTGGTATTTATCGAGGCGCTTTCGCAAGGTTTGCCGGTCATTGCGACGATGTGCGGCGGGCCTCAGTCGATAGTCAATGAAGACAACGGTTATCTGATTCCGACTGAAAACATAGAGGCATTGAGCGAGGCACTGATTCGGATGTATGAAGAACGCGAGAAATTTTCGGCGGAAAAATTGCGTGCAGATTGTTTGAACGAGTTTGGCGAAGATGCCGTGATTGGAAGGCTGATTCAAGCGTTTGAAAAAGTGACCGGCAAATCGGCGGAAGCGTGA
- a CDS encoding YadA-like family protein, with protein sequence MKLNLSVKPLCLVLSLVFANVCVAEGIATGAMHKNGSAALGKESKAGENATALGDKAAAAGYKSVAAGYDSNASGLSASVFGSEAKAEALRTVAVGFRANAKGTNDIAVGGASKASGGQSVAVGLMSQATGLRSIAVGERAKAGDIDAVAFGRGSEANALSSTAVGDRAKANGTQAVALASAAEANGYQAVAVGTRAVAEETNSVALGVESSSTALNGLAAGTRARVRKSGGTALGAGAAAFEEKSAALGYKAEARQQNSVALGTDSVADTAAGVAGHDFATGAASTETGRTWVSTLGAVSVGSEQNSRQITNVAAGKEDTDAVNVAQVKSLARQSQSSLAAAESNHQTQIAALRNEAKVRMDKLEERADSGSAAAIAVGSLGQAYQPGQGAVSVASGIWRGKSGYAVGISKVSASGKWLVKGSAVGAAKGGAGGGASVTYLW encoded by the coding sequence ATGAAACTAAACTTATCCGTCAAACCGCTGTGTTTGGTGTTGTCCCTTGTTTTTGCAAATGTTTGTGTTGCTGAAGGTATTGCGACAGGAGCGATGCACAAAAACGGTTCTGCCGCATTGGGCAAAGAATCGAAGGCGGGGGAGAATGCGACCGCGTTGGGCGACAAAGCGGCTGCGGCGGGTTATAAGTCTGTTGCTGCCGGCTATGATTCAAATGCTTCGGGTTTGAGCGCGTCGGTATTTGGCAGCGAGGCTAAGGCGGAAGCATTGCGGACGGTTGCCGTCGGTTTCAGGGCGAACGCAAAAGGAACCAACGATATTGCCGTCGGCGGCGCATCGAAGGCTTCCGGTGGGCAGTCGGTGGCGGTCGGTTTGATGTCGCAGGCAACGGGTTTGCGTTCTATCGCGGTCGGTGAAAGAGCGAAGGCTGGCGATATTGATGCGGTTGCGTTTGGACGCGGCAGCGAAGCCAATGCGCTCAGTTCCACTGCTGTCGGGGATAGGGCAAAAGCCAATGGTACGCAGGCAGTTGCGCTGGCATCTGCTGCCGAGGCAAACGGTTATCAAGCGGTTGCAGTCGGTACGCGCGCGGTTGCCGAGGAAACCAACAGCGTGGCATTGGGCGTAGAATCTTCGTCCACCGCGCTCAACGGTCTTGCCGCCGGTACGCGCGCACGGGTACGGAAATCCGGCGGAACGGCTTTGGGCGCAGGTGCTGCCGCATTTGAGGAAAAATCCGCTGCTTTGGGCTACAAAGCGGAAGCGCGTCAACAAAACTCCGTAGCGCTCGGTACGGACAGCGTTGCCGATACTGCGGCAGGCGTTGCAGGCCATGATTTTGCTACCGGCGCGGCAAGTACGGAAACAGGCAGAACATGGGTATCGACTTTAGGTGCGGTATCTGTCGGCAGCGAACAAAACAGCCGCCAGATTACTAATGTTGCTGCGGGTAAGGAGGATACGGACGCGGTCAACGTTGCCCAAGTGAAGAGCCTTGCCCGCCAAAGCCAAAGCAGCCTTGCCGCAGCCGAGAGCAATCACCAGACACAAATCGCCGCTTTGCGCAACGAGGCCAAAGTCCGTATGGATAAACTTGAAGAGCGTGCTGATTCAGGCTCCGCCGCTGCAATCGCGGTCGGCAGCCTCGGACAGGCATATCAGCCGGGACAAGGCGCGGTTTCCGTCGCAAGCGGTATCTGGCGCGGTAAAAGCGGTTACGCCGTAGGTATTTCCAAAGTATCCGCCAGCGGCAAATGGCTGGTTAAAGGCTCGGCAGTCGGCGCGGCGAAAGGCGGTGCGGGCGGCGGCGCCAGCGTAACCTACCTCTGGTAA